The proteins below come from a single Acidobacteriota bacterium genomic window:
- a CDS encoding NUDIX hydrolase codes for MTKTLSSEVVYHGRVFDILKDRIAEATPDGTSEYDREVITHNGSAVIVPLFADGTVALVKQYRHAAGKYLLELPAGSLDTPDEVPEHGAHRELEEEIGVRAAKMELIAEFYVSPGFLSEKMFVYLATDLTETQQNLDEDEHVEIVRLPLSKAMEMIENGDIEDAKTIIGLTRTTNRVDPETPSTNLGNTSTKLRV; via the coding sequence ATGACAAAGACTCTCTCGTCCGAGGTCGTTTATCACGGCCGCGTTTTCGACATCCTCAAAGACCGCATCGCCGAGGCCACGCCCGACGGCACATCCGAATACGACCGCGAGGTCATCACCCACAACGGCAGCGCCGTCATCGTCCCGCTCTTTGCCGATGGCACCGTCGCCCTCGTCAAACAATACCGCCACGCCGCCGGAAAGTATCTTTTAGAATTGCCCGCCGGCTCCCTCGACACCCCAGACGAAGTCCCCGAACACGGCGCCCATCGCGAACTCGAAGAAGAGATCGGCGTCCGAGCCGCCAAAATGGAATTGATAGCCGAATTCTACGTCTCCCCCGGCTTCCTCTCCGAAAAAATGTTCGTCTACCTGGCCACCGACCTAACCGAAACCCAACAAAACCTCGACGAAGACGAACACGTAGAAATAGTCCGCCTACCTCTAAGTAAGGCCATGGAAATGATCGAGAACGGCGACATTGAGGACGCAAAAACAATAATAGGTCTTACGCGAACAACGAATAGAGTCGACCCAGAAACACCTTCGACCAATCTCGGAAATACCTCTACCAAACTAAGGGTTTGA
- the frr gene encoding ribosome recycling factor, with amino-acid sequence MSVQDIVKETGPKMAAVVEDFKRKLSNIRTGRATIGLLDVVTVDYYGTPTPLSQMASVAVPEPQMITVQPWDQTQLNAIEKAILAANLGLTPSNDGKIIRLSVPALNEERRRQFAKQAHEIAEEHRIAVRNVRHHSNDLLKKMLKDKEISEDDERGGLDEVQKSTNTYIAKIDELVKNKEHEIMSV; translated from the coding sequence ATGAGCGTACAGGATATAGTAAAAGAAACAGGCCCAAAAATGGCGGCGGTCGTTGAAGATTTCAAACGCAAACTCTCAAATATCCGCACGGGACGAGCGACAATCGGATTGCTTGATGTGGTTACTGTTGACTATTATGGTACCCCAACACCGCTCAGCCAAATGGCGTCCGTTGCTGTTCCCGAGCCGCAGATGATCACGGTGCAGCCTTGGGATCAGACTCAGCTCAATGCCATTGAGAAGGCTATCCTTGCCGCCAACCTTGGCCTGACCCCGTCGAATGATGGAAAGATCATTCGGCTTTCGGTTCCCGCTCTTAACGAGGAACGCCGTCGCCAGTTTGCCAAACAAGCTCACGAGATCGCCGAGGAACACCGCATTGCTGTCCGTAACGTACGGCATCACTCGAACGACCTCCTGAAGAAGATGCTCAAGGATAAAGAAATATCTGAGGATGACGAACGCGGCGGTCTGGACGAGGTCCAGAAATCGACGAATACTTACATCGCCAAGATCGATGAACTTGTCAAAAACAAGGAACACGAGATAATGAGCGTGTAG
- a CDS encoding leucyl aminopeptidase: MKFTGITGNFSEANAEALAVAVFKGEKGTTDVLKDLDKVTGGLIAALIKAEDFKGDAGETALVRFVPKGAVKASRLLLVGVGDKADYSAPSICTLSGTATRFLRKRNITSFALLPRSENAAEAASQAVVGFITSQFELDKYKTKDKQDKVISNLIVCVDGAKPTDLKSGIARGQVIGESVNFTRDLANEPPNILTPTEMAKRAQAMAKEVGLKCEVLDEARMTKMGMGSLMSVSHGSSQPAKLIVLKYTPTKSTAKKGELIGLVGKGITFDTGGISIKPAEGMDAMKYDMSGGGTVLGTMRAIALLKPTVPVIGVVAAVENMPDGNASRPSDVVTAMNGKTVEILNTDAEGRLVLADAVAYAEKQGATKIVDMATLTGAVIVALGSHNTGIMGNDQAFVDEIIACGKEVGEGYWQLPLGADYSKDIRSDIADIKNIGPRGKAGTIMGAVFIQEFVDKAKWAHLDIAGTAWLDSAKSHIAKGPSGVAIRTLLNLVEKSQ; encoded by the coding sequence ATGAAATTCACGGGAATTACCGGAAACTTTTCTGAAGCAAATGCTGAGGCCCTGGCCGTGGCGGTTTTTAAAGGCGAAAAAGGCACGACCGATGTGCTCAAAGACCTCGACAAGGTAACTGGCGGCCTCATCGCCGCTCTCATAAAAGCCGAAGACTTTAAAGGCGACGCAGGTGAAACGGCTCTGGTACGATTTGTACCGAAAGGCGCCGTCAAAGCTAGCCGCCTGTTGCTCGTTGGCGTCGGTGACAAAGCTGATTACTCAGCGCCAAGTATTTGCACTCTCTCGGGCACAGCGACCCGCTTCCTCCGAAAACGGAATATCACGAGCTTTGCACTTCTTCCGCGTAGTGAAAACGCGGCTGAAGCAGCATCACAGGCTGTCGTAGGATTTATCACTAGTCAGTTCGAGCTTGATAAATACAAGACCAAAGACAAGCAAGACAAGGTTATTTCAAATCTCATCGTCTGTGTCGATGGGGCTAAACCAACCGACCTTAAGAGCGGTATCGCCCGCGGCCAGGTGATCGGTGAGTCGGTGAATTTCACTCGCGACCTCGCAAACGAGCCGCCAAATATCCTCACGCCGACCGAGATGGCAAAGCGTGCACAGGCGATGGCAAAAGAGGTCGGTCTCAAGTGCGAAGTCCTCGATGAAGCCCGCATGACCAAAATGGGTATGGGTTCGCTGATGAGCGTTTCGCACGGCTCCTCGCAGCCTGCGAAGCTTATCGTCTTGAAATACACCCCGACCAAATCGACTGCAAAAAAAGGCGAGTTGATCGGGTTGGTCGGAAAGGGAATTACGTTTGACACTGGGGGGATATCGATCAAACCCGCCGAGGGTATGGACGCAATGAAATACGATATGTCGGGCGGTGGAACCGTACTCGGCACAATGCGTGCGATCGCTCTGCTCAAACCAACTGTTCCCGTAATTGGTGTGGTTGCTGCAGTTGAGAACATGCCCGATGGCAATGCCTCGCGTCCCAGTGATGTGGTGACTGCTATGAACGGAAAAACGGTCGAGATCCTCAACACGGATGCCGAGGGCCGGCTCGTCCTTGCAGACGCCGTCGCCTATGCCGAAAAGCAGGGTGCTACGAAGATCGTCGACATGGCCACGCTAACCGGCGCTGTGATAGTCGCTCTCGGCTCGCATAATACTGGCATCATGGGCAATGATCAGGCGTTTGTGGATGAGATAATCGCGTGCGGCAAAGAGGTTGGCGAAGGCTATTGGCAGTTGCCGCTCGGAGCAGATTACAGCAAAGATATCCGCTCTGACATCGCCGATATTAAAAACATCGGGCCTCGCGGCAAAGCCGGTACGATCATGGGGGCGGTTTTTATCCAGGAATTTGTCGACAAAGCCAAATGGGCTCATCTCGACATCGCCGGGACTGCTTGGCTTGATTCGGCGAAATCGCACATCGCAAAAGGCCCGTCGGGCGTTGCGATCCGCACGCTGCTTAATCTGGTAGAGAAATCGCAGTAA
- a CDS encoding isochorismatase family protein translates to MSHPNLIDIAQTALVVVDVQEAFRNAIPDFSLIVSRISTAVQGFQILGIPVIVTEQYPKGLGVTAEEIQLVLRGENESVEKTIFSSCGAEAFITKLDNLGVTRVILCGLETHICVSQTAHDLLERGFQVHILSDCVASRFEYNRLAGLAKMCRSGVIESSAEMALFEAMRDAKHDKFKEIQALIK, encoded by the coding sequence ATGTCTCATCCTAATCTAATCGATATCGCCCAAACTGCCCTCGTGGTCGTTGATGTTCAGGAGGCGTTTCGCAATGCGATCCCAGATTTTTCTTTGATCGTGTCTCGGATCTCAACGGCGGTTCAAGGGTTTCAGATACTTGGTATTCCCGTCATCGTTACTGAGCAGTATCCGAAGGGCCTTGGCGTGACCGCGGAGGAGATCCAGCTAGTTCTTAGAGGGGAAAACGAGTCAGTTGAGAAGACAATTTTCAGTTCGTGCGGTGCTGAGGCCTTCATAACGAAGTTGGATAACTTGGGTGTTACACGGGTGATCTTGTGCGGCCTCGAAACCCATATTTGCGTCAGCCAGACCGCTCATGATCTGCTTGAACGTGGTTTTCAGGTGCACATTTTGAGCGATTGCGTTGCGTCAAGATTCGAATACAACCGACTCGCGGGACTCGCAAAAATGTGCCGCAGCGGCGTTATCGAATCGTCAGCTGAGATGGCTCTGTTCGAAGCCATGCGCGATGCGAAGCACGATAAATTCAAGGAAATTCAGGCATTGATCAAATAA
- the rpsI gene encoding 30S ribosomal protein S9, giving the protein MADIQYYGTGRRKTSTARVYLRPGTGTITVNKREFDSYFPNEALRMIIRQPLNLTESVEKFDILVTVDGGGTAGQAGAVRHGITRALMEFNSDLRPTLKKAGLVTRDPRQKERKKYGQKGARARFQFSKR; this is encoded by the coding sequence ATGGCAGACATCCAGTATTACGGCACAGGCCGCAGAAAAACTTCGACAGCACGTGTTTACCTTCGTCCGGGCACCGGTACGATCACGGTCAACAAACGTGAATTTGACTCGTACTTCCCGAACGAAGCGTTGCGTATGATCATTCGCCAACCGCTGAATTTGACGGAATCGGTCGAAAAATTCGACATCCTCGTCACCGTTGACGGCGGCGGAACAGCCGGCCAGGCCGGTGCAGTTCGCCACGGCATCACGCGTGCGTTGATGGAATTCAACAGCGATCTACGTCCCACCCTGAAAAAAGCAGGCCTCGTAACCCGCGACCCGCGTCAGAAAGAACGTAAGAAATACGGGCAGAAAGGCGCCCGTGCGAGATTCCAGTTCTCGAAGAGATAA
- a CDS encoding UMP kinase: MNKPAFKRILLKLSGEALMGSQNYGIDTKVAEAAALELKTVHDLGIEIAIVVGGGNIFRGVSESAGNMDRAAADYIGMLATVMNAVVLQDALEQAGVYTRVMSAIDIPQLAEPFIRRRAVRHLEKKRVVIFAAGTGNPYFTTDSAASLRALEIEAEVILKGTKVDGIYSADPMKDPTATKFDRITYQEVLEKQLKVMDASAISLCMDNDLPIMVFNMKKSENIIKAVCGDLSIGTLVTN, translated from the coding sequence ATGAATAAGCCAGCATTTAAACGTATTCTGCTGAAGTTGTCGGGCGAAGCCCTAATGGGTTCTCAGAATTACGGCATCGACACAAAAGTCGCCGAGGCGGCAGCTCTAGAGCTTAAAACAGTTCATGATCTGGGCATTGAGATAGCGATCGTTGTCGGTGGGGGCAATATTTTCCGGGGCGTTTCCGAATCCGCCGGGAACATGGACCGGGCGGCAGCCGATTATATAGGGATGCTGGCCACGGTTATGAACGCGGTCGTATTACAGGATGCGCTTGAGCAAGCTGGTGTTTATACCCGGGTAATGTCTGCGATCGATATACCGCAGCTCGCAGAGCCGTTTATCCGGCGGCGTGCGGTTCGGCATCTTGAGAAAAAACGGGTCGTGATCTTCGCGGCAGGTACAGGAAACCCCTATTTTACGACTGATTCCGCTGCTTCGCTACGTGCTCTTGAAATCGAAGCAGAGGTTATCCTGAAGGGAACGAAGGTCGACGGTATTTACTCCGCCGACCCGATGAAAGATCCGACGGCGACCAAGTTTGACAGGATCACATACCAGGAAGTTCTTGAAAAGCAGTTAAAGGTCATGGACGCATCGGCTATCTCGCTTTGTATGGATAACGACTTGCCGATCATGGTGTTTAACATGAAGAAATCTGAAAATATAATTAAGGCCGTGTGCGGCGACCTTTCGATCGGCACATTGGTCACCAATTAG
- the smpB gene encoding SsrA-binding protein SmpB produces MAADKEIINNRQAYHEYIILEKYEAGSVLLGTEVKSIMLGRIQLKESYVSIIDGEVWLLGAHISHYSHGNINNHDVLRTRKLLLNRKEIAKLEKETTQKGMTLVVTAIYWKNGRIKFEIGVAKGKKLYDKREAEMKKSIEKETRQELKQALR; encoded by the coding sequence ATGGCCGCTGACAAAGAAATTATCAATAATCGCCAGGCGTACCACGAGTACATAATTCTCGAAAAATACGAAGCTGGTTCCGTTCTGCTTGGCACTGAAGTAAAGAGCATCATGCTCGGTCGAATTCAGCTCAAGGAATCCTATGTTTCGATCATCGACGGCGAAGTTTGGCTGCTCGGTGCCCACATTTCGCACTACTCGCATGGAAACATCAATAATCACGACGTTTTGCGTACTCGAAAGCTACTCCTTAACCGAAAAGAGATCGCAAAACTCGAGAAAGAAACGACGCAAAAAGGCATGACGCTCGTTGTCACCGCCATTTACTGGAAGAACGGCCGCATCAAATTTGAGATCGGAGTTGCTAAAGGTAAGAAACTCTATGACAAACGTGAAGCAGAAATGAAGAAGTCTATTGAAAAAGAAACTAGACAGGAGTTGAAACAAGCCCTTAGATAA
- the sucC gene encoding ADP-forming succinate--CoA ligase subunit beta, with the protein MKIHEYQGKAILKEYGVPVPRGIVARTPEEAEAAAIELGTGVVVVKAQIHAGGRGKGGGVKLAKSPAEAKQLASEILGMQLVTHQTGPEGQKVQTLLIEEGLPIDKEFYLGITLDRVTGRNVFMASSQGGMDIEKVAEETPELILKETIDPSVGLRGFQARKLAFGLGIPAELIGQASKFMLSLYDAYEKIDASLVEINPFLLTKDNRLIALDAKVTFDDNAMFRHKDFLELRDLAEEEPLEIEASKYDLNYIKLDGNIGCMVNGAGLAMATMDIIKLAGGEPANFLDVGGGASQERVEQAFKILLADKNVKAVLINIFGGIVRCDMVANGVVAAAKNLGVSIPIVARLEGTNVEEGRRVLAESNIGIITAQGMNDAAQKVVAAAA; encoded by the coding sequence ATGAAGATCCACGAATATCAAGGTAAGGCCATTCTGAAAGAATACGGCGTACCGGTTCCACGCGGCATCGTTGCCCGTACTCCGGAAGAGGCTGAGGCAGCGGCGATCGAACTCGGTACCGGCGTTGTCGTCGTCAAGGCCCAGATACACGCCGGCGGCCGCGGAAAAGGCGGCGGTGTTAAGCTCGCGAAATCTCCGGCTGAGGCGAAGCAACTCGCTTCGGAAATCCTTGGGATGCAGCTAGTTACGCATCAGACCGGCCCTGAAGGGCAGAAGGTTCAGACGCTTTTGATCGAGGAAGGATTGCCGATCGATAAAGAGTTTTACCTCGGCATAACGCTCGACCGCGTGACAGGACGCAACGTATTCATGGCGTCCTCGCAGGGCGGTATGGACATCGAAAAAGTGGCCGAGGAAACGCCTGAGTTGATCCTGAAGGAGACGATCGACCCATCGGTCGGGCTTCGTGGTTTTCAGGCTCGTAAGCTCGCTTTCGGCCTCGGCATACCGGCTGAATTGATCGGCCAGGCTTCAAAATTCATGCTCTCGCTCTACGATGCGTACGAAAAGATCGACGCTTCGCTGGTCGAGATCAACCCATTCCTGCTGACCAAGGACAATCGCCTAATTGCTCTGGATGCAAAGGTTACCTTCGATGATAACGCGATGTTCCGCCATAAGGATTTCCTCGAACTCCGCGATCTGGCTGAGGAAGAACCGCTTGAGATCGAGGCTTCGAAGTACGACCTGAATTACATCAAGCTCGACGGCAACATCGGCTGTATGGTCAACGGGGCCGGCCTGGCGATGGCGACCATGGATATCATTAAACTCGCGGGCGGCGAACCTGCCAATTTTCTTGATGTTGGCGGCGGTGCTTCGCAGGAACGCGTCGAACAGGCATTCAAGATCCTGCTTGCCGACAAAAACGTTAAAGCCGTTCTTATCAACATTTTCGGCGGGATCGTTCGCTGCGATATGGTCGCAAACGGCGTGGTCGCAGCCGCCAAAAACCTCGGTGTTTCGATCCCTATCGTCGCCCGTCTTGAGGGCACGAATGTGGAAGAAGGCCGACGCGTTTTGGCCGAATCGAACATCGGGATCATCACCGCTCAAGGCATGAATGATGCCGCTCAGAAAGTGGTCGCAGCGGCAGCATAG
- the rpsB gene encoding 30S ribosomal protein S2, translated as MATVTMKELLEAGVHFGHQVRRWNPKMKEYIFGERNGIYIIDLQKTQKLFRDALNYVTESLTERPNQKVLFVGTKRQAQDAIKEEAERCGQFYINNRWLGGLLTNYETVKKSINKLKEIETMREDGRFEMLTKKERLQLDREHEKLMKNLAGIKEMNGMPDMMFVIDVRKEDIAIKEANRLDIPIVAVVDTNCSPEGIDHVIPGNDDALRAIRLFASRIADAIIEGKQVGTEGRTADVEVEDNGEEGANAPIVESRISIPKEFLTADDVAEIESADVPDEVIEDDEIVTEEAATETPAEEPTATTEVTTEESSEAKAS; from the coding sequence TTGGCTACAGTTACGATGAAAGAGCTCCTCGAAGCAGGAGTTCATTTTGGTCACCAGGTCCGCCGTTGGAATCCGAAGATGAAAGAATACATCTTCGGCGAACGCAACGGGATTTACATCATTGATCTGCAAAAAACGCAGAAACTCTTCCGCGACGCCCTAAATTACGTCACCGAATCGCTCACCGAGCGTCCAAATCAGAAGGTCCTCTTCGTCGGCACCAAGCGTCAAGCCCAGGATGCCATTAAAGAAGAAGCCGAACGCTGCGGGCAGTTCTACATCAACAACCGCTGGCTCGGCGGCCTCTTAACGAACTACGAAACCGTCAAAAAATCGATCAACAAACTAAAAGAGATCGAAACAATGCGTGAAGACGGTAGATTCGAGATGTTAACGAAGAAGGAGCGCCTACAATTAGATCGCGAGCATGAGAAACTCATGAAGAACCTTGCGGGCATCAAAGAGATGAACGGCATGCCAGACATGATGTTCGTAATTGACGTGCGTAAAGAAGATATCGCCATCAAGGAAGCGAATCGACTCGATATTCCTATCGTCGCAGTAGTTGATACAAACTGCTCGCCGGAAGGGATCGATCACGTCATTCCAGGCAACGACGACGCTCTGCGTGCTATCCGTCTTTTTGCTTCGCGTATTGCCGATGCGATCATCGAAGGCAAACAGGTCGGAACCGAAGGCCGTACGGCTGATGTCGAGGTCGAAGACAATGGTGAAGAAGGTGCGAACGCCCCTATCGTTGAATCACGTATCTCGATCCCAAAAGAGTTTCTTACGGCTGACGATGTAGCGGAGATCGAATCTGCTGACGTTCCCGACGAAGTTATAGAGGACGATGAGATCGTAACCGAGGAAGCCGCTACGGAAACTCCGGCAGAGGAACCGACGGCAACGACCGAAGTCACAACAGAAGAAAGCAGCGAAGCGAAAGCGAGCTAG
- a CDS encoding UvrD-helicase domain-containing protein, producing the protein MDLLSSLNPQQVEAVKTTEGPLLILAGAGSGKTRVITVRMAYLISEKHVEPRSILAVTFTNKAAGEMRSRVQELLKGERLQSAPLIATFHSLCVRILRQDIDKLDEGYLKSFTIYDTDDTQKVVKSCIKDLGFDEKQMAPRMVRNAISSAKNRGEDHEMFASKIEYGDEKKAAMAKVFRMYEDRLRTANALDFDDLLIKTVKLLRKSHETRDKYNDRYKYILVDEYQDTNALQFALISFLTEKQQNICVVGDDAQSIYGFRQADIRNILGFEKHFPSAKVILLEQNYRSTQTILDVAHAIIENNQNQKKKKLWTANAGGERIYYYQAYDADGEARFVAAKIEEHQRRSLSDRIAILYRTNAQSRLFEEALRRMRIEYNIVGGFSFYERAEVKDVIAYLKLSMNPFDDIALMRVINTPARGLGKTSLDELQRIAKSNGSSLWMTIASVTAVDHPQESGLTPRAKEALRAFRKVIENLISKISEYSESGRAVSEVVIGAIEDTGYANSLRAENTDESAARLENLEELVNAAVDYDKQEENGLRDFIDHAALTSDTDKYDGTAPVTLMTVHMAKGLEFPIVFLVGLEDGIFPHSRSLNDSKELEEERRLAYVAITRAEKLLYVTHSMRRRVYGEEIAAEPSQFLNEMPLELIDDLSQGASWLSYARSTTSMSAKATISALRGESPPPKPKSVYAGKTYNSSDAVAEFFKKKNIEIPARPSDRPTERPASGYDKLKAIATPPAARPDPNVLVAGSHVRHEKYGRGLVLRREGSGDNVKLTVSFAGFGQKKLIEKFANLQKD; encoded by the coding sequence ATGGATCTACTTTCATCTCTAAATCCCCAACAGGTCGAGGCGGTCAAAACGACCGAAGGACCACTATTGATCCTGGCCGGTGCGGGTTCTGGTAAGACTCGTGTTATCACTGTCCGAATGGCTTACCTGATCTCTGAGAAGCATGTTGAGCCGCGAAGTATTTTGGCGGTAACGTTTACAAATAAAGCGGCGGGCGAGATGCGTTCGCGTGTCCAGGAGTTGCTGAAAGGTGAACGTTTACAGTCGGCTCCGCTGATCGCTACGTTTCATAGTCTATGCGTGCGCATTCTGCGTCAGGACATCGACAAACTTGACGAGGGCTATCTTAAATCCTTCACCATCTATGATACCGACGACACACAAAAGGTAGTTAAATCGTGTATAAAAGACCTCGGCTTCGACGAAAAGCAGATGGCTCCTCGTATGGTTAGGAATGCTATCAGTTCCGCAAAGAATCGGGGCGAAGATCACGAGATGTTCGCGTCGAAGATCGAATACGGCGACGAGAAAAAAGCTGCTATGGCTAAGGTTTTCCGTATGTACGAAGATCGTCTGCGGACCGCGAACGCCCTCGACTTCGACGATCTGCTTATAAAGACCGTCAAACTCCTCAGAAAATCGCACGAGACGCGGGATAAATATAACGATCGCTACAAATACATCCTTGTTGATGAATATCAGGATACGAATGCACTGCAATTCGCACTTATCAGCTTTTTGACGGAAAAACAGCAGAATATCTGTGTGGTAGGCGACGACGCTCAGAGCATATATGGGTTTCGGCAGGCTGATATTCGCAATATTCTTGGTTTTGAGAAGCATTTTCCGAGTGCCAAGGTCATATTGCTCGAACAGAATTATCGCTCGACCCAAACCATTCTTGATGTCGCTCATGCGATCATCGAAAACAATCAGAATCAAAAGAAAAAGAAGCTTTGGACTGCAAATGCGGGCGGAGAGCGGATCTACTATTATCAGGCTTATGACGCTGATGGCGAAGCAAGGTTTGTTGCAGCGAAGATCGAGGAACATCAACGCCGAAGCTTGAGCGACCGCATAGCGATACTCTATCGAACGAACGCTCAATCTCGACTTTTTGAGGAAGCTCTCCGCCGAATGCGGATCGAATATAACATCGTCGGGGGTTTTTCTTTTTACGAGCGAGCTGAGGTAAAGGACGTGATCGCATACCTCAAGCTTTCTATGAATCCCTTCGACGATATCGCCCTCATGCGTGTGATCAACACTCCGGCCCGAGGGCTCGGTAAAACAAGCCTCGATGAATTGCAGCGTATCGCGAAATCAAATGGCTCATCGCTGTGGATGACGATCGCTTCGGTCACCGCTGTCGATCATCCGCAGGAATCGGGACTTACACCGCGGGCGAAGGAAGCGTTACGCGCTTTCAGAAAAGTTATCGAGAATTTGATATCGAAGATCTCGGAGTATTCCGAATCAGGCAGAGCAGTTTCTGAAGTCGTGATCGGAGCGATCGAAGATACGGGCTACGCGAATTCGCTCCGCGCTGAAAATACCGATGAATCAGCCGCTCGTCTGGAGAATCTCGAAGAACTTGTCAACGCAGCAGTCGATTACGACAAGCAGGAAGAAAATGGCCTGCGTGACTTTATCGATCACGCGGCATTAACGTCCGACACCGACAAATACGATGGCACGGCTCCGGTCACGTTGATGACGGTTCACATGGCAAAAGGGCTGGAGTTTCCGATCGTATTTCTTGTCGGGCTGGAGGACGGTATTTTCCCGCATTCACGATCGCTGAATGATTCTAAAGAATTAGAAGAAGAGCGCCGTCTAGCCTACGTCGCGATCACGCGTGCGGAAAAACTTCTTTACGTCACGCATTCGATGCGCCGTAGGGTGTATGGTGAGGAGATCGCTGCCGAACCTTCGCAGTTCCTGAACGAGATGCCGCTCGAGCTGATCGATGATCTTTCGCAAGGTGCTTCGTGGCTATCGTACGCCCGCAGCACGACTTCGATGAGTGCCAAGGCCACGATCAGTGCCCTGAGAGGTGAGAGCCCGCCGCCAAAGCCAAAGAGCGTCTACGCCGGCAAGACCTACAATAGCAGCGATGCGGTAGCTGAGTTCTTTAAGAAGAAGAACATCGAGATTCCAGCACGTCCGAGCGATAGGCCGACCGAGCGACCGGCTTCGGGTTACGATAAATTAAAAGCCATTGCTACCCCGCCGGCGGCACGCCCGGATCCGAATGTCCTGGTCGCCGGTTCGCACGTCCGCCACGAAAAATATGGCCGAGGCCTTGTTCTTCGTCGCGAAGGCTCTGGTGATAATGTGAAATTAACGGTGAGCTTTGCAGGATTTGGACAGAAGAAGCTGATCGAGAAATTTGCAAATCTGCAGAAAGACTGA
- the tsf gene encoding translation elongation factor Ts yields the protein MAEITAAGVKSLREKSGAGMVDCKNALVEANGDENAAMDILRKKGMAQAGKKAGRVTAEGAVGSYIHMGGKVGVLVEINCESDFVSRGDEFQQLVKDVAMHIAATDPRYTNRDEVPAEDLEKERMILMEQLKNDPKNAGKPEEVLNKIIEGRLNKFYEDNVLVDQPFVKDPAKTVGELVSEKIASIKENISIRRFTRFKMGEGIEKKADDFASEVASMVG from the coding sequence ATGGCAGAAATTACAGCAGCAGGCGTAAAGTCACTTCGTGAAAAATCGGGTGCGGGAATGGTCGATTGTAAAAATGCACTAGTCGAGGCAAATGGCGACGAGAATGCCGCAATGGATATTCTTCGCAAAAAAGGTATGGCCCAGGCGGGCAAGAAAGCTGGCCGTGTAACCGCAGAGGGTGCAGTCGGTTCGTACATCCACATGGGCGGAAAGGTTGGTGTTCTGGTTGAGATCAACTGCGAGAGCGATTTTGTTTCGCGTGGCGATGAGTTTCAGCAACTCGTTAAGGACGTTGCTATGCATATCGCAGCGACGGATCCGCGTTACACGAACCGCGACGAAGTTCCTGCCGAAGATCTGGAGAAGGAGCGGATGATCCTTATGGAACAGCTCAAGAACGATCCCAAAAACGCGGGCAAACCTGAGGAGGTTCTTAATAAGATCATCGAAGGCCGTTTGAACAAGTTCTACGAGGACAATGTTCTGGTCGATCAGCCATTCGTTAAGGATCCGGCCAAGACTGTGGGAGAGTTAGTTTCCGAAAAGATCGCCTCGATCAAGGAGAATATTTCGATCCGCCGTTTCACGCGATTCAAGATGGGCGAAGGCATTGAGAAAAAAGCTGACGATTTTGCCTCAGAAGTGGCGTCGATGGTGGGATAG
- a CDS encoding acyl-CoA thioesterase has product MDGWHETEIRVRYAETDQMGIVHHANFLVWFETGRSELCRSRGFSYKEMEEQDDALMVVAESYCRYKSPAYYEDVLTIRTKVVEIRSRSLRFFYEIYRASDNVLIAEGETLHVVTNKDKKVRSLPNVYRDLLLDQQEELAFPSEQAPR; this is encoded by the coding sequence ATGGACGGCTGGCACGAAACCGAGATTCGAGTTCGATACGCCGAGACCGACCAGATGGGCATCGTGCATCACGCGAACTTTCTGGTCTGGTTCGAGACCGGCCGCAGCGAATTATGCCGCTCCCGCGGATTCTCCTACAAGGAGATGGAAGAGCAGGACGATGCCCTAATGGTTGTTGCTGAATCCTACTGTCGTTACAAATCCCCAGCATATTACGAAGATGTCCTGACGATCCGCACGAAGGTGGTTGAGATCCGCAGCCGTAGCTTGCGATTCTTCTACGAGATCTACCGGGCATCTGACAATGTACTGATTGCTGAGGGCGAGACACTTCACGTGGTGACGAATAAAGATAAGAAAGTTCGCAGCCTGCCAAACGTTTATCGCGATCTGCTCCTCGATCAGCAAGAAGAACTGGCCTTTCCATCCGAACAAGCCCCACGGTGA